A window from Primulina huaijiensis isolate GDHJ02 chromosome 11, ASM1229523v2, whole genome shotgun sequence encodes these proteins:
- the LOC140988909 gene encoding vesicle-associated protein 4-2 codes for MAIADDKSQMTDGKVWGLFKLPFRNSPSTTTSSSSDFAQYQQNYGHGNSVNQSQVEASGSHGNSGSSVSSVARSMLLTRRRLKLDPSNKLYFPYEPGKQVRSAIKIKNTSKSHVAFKFQTTAPKSCFMRPPGAVLAPGESIIATVFKFVEHPENNEKPMDQKSKVKFKIMSLKVKEPMDYVPELFDEHKDQLTVEQILRVVFLDVERPSPALEKLKRQLAEAEAEVEARKRPSEDTGPKFIGEGLVIDEWKERRERYLARQQVEGTESA; via the exons ATGGCGATCGCCGACGACAAATCCCAGATGACGGACGGGAAAGTATGGGGGCTGTTCAAGCTTCCGTTCCGAAATTCGCCGTCGACAACGACTTCATCTTCGTCCGATTTTGCTCAATATCAGCAGAATTACGGTCATGGAAACAGTGTTAATCAGTCTCAGGTGGAGGCATCTGGTTCTCACGGAAACTCTGGAAGCTCGGTTTCTTCTGTGGCCAGATCTATGCTCCTCACACGACGTCGTTTGAAGCTCGATCCCTCAAATAAGCTCTATTTTCCTT ATGAACCTGGTAAGCAAGTCCGAAGTGcgatcaaaataaaaaatacaagcAAGTCTCATGTAGCTTTTAAG TTCCAAACAACTGCACCAAAAAGCTGTTTCATGCGTCCTCCTGGGGCCGTTCTTGCTCCTGGTGAGAGCATCATAGCAACTG TGTTCAAGTTTGTTGAACACCCAGAAAACAATGAAAAGCCAATGGACCAGAAAAGCAAAGTGAAGTTTAAAATCATGAGCCTAAAAGTGAAAGAACCAATGGACTATGTACCCGAACTG TTCGATGAGCACAAGGATCAACTGACTGTGGAACAAATACTTAGGGTTGTGTTTCTCGATGTGGAACGCCCCAGCCCT gctttagaaaaattaaagcgCCAGTTGGCTGAAGCTGAGGCCGAAGTTGAGGCACGCAAGAGGCCTTCCGAAGACACAGGTCCAAAGTTTATCGGGGAAGGGCTCGTCATTGATGAATGG AAAGAAAGAAGAGAAAGATACCTAGCTCGACAACAAGTGGAAGGGACAGAGTCTGCATGA
- the LOC140988131 gene encoding transcription factor MYB41-like: protein MGRSPCCDKNGLKKGPWTPEEDQKLVDYINMNGCGNWRTLPKNAGLQRCGKSCRLRWTNYLRPDIKRGRFSFEEEETIIQLHSILGNKWSAIAARLPGRTDNEIKNYWNTHIRKRLLRMGIDPVTHSPRLDLLDLSTILRSSFYDNSTPPQMNFSRLLGLQPFINPQLIRLATSLLSTQRQNQEFLIPTPSPINYSSQMQNPIQDFQNPDPCLASTPTAALFQHDSAYQFTQYGGDVEKLPHILSGFRPTQEIQEFINEWQDNNGMSTNLTEDYAPLMNYGCNVSDQHVLDPINSSSETPTFHSNSSNDFGFQSVLSNISTPSSSPAPLHSNSNYIYSTSSTDQDEPRESCSDILQFEISDIFNDFM, encoded by the exons ATGGGGAGAAGTCCTTGTTGTGACAAAAATGGACTCAAGAAAGGGCCGTGGACGCCGGAAGAAGATCAGAAGCTCGTTGATTATATCAACATGAACGGCTGTGGAAACTGGAGAACTCTTCCAAAGAATGCTG GATTGCAAAGGTGTGGAAAGAGTTGCCGGCTGCGGTGGACGAATTATCTCCGGCCTGATATCAAGAGGGGACGATTTTCATTTGAAGAAGAAGAGACAATTATTCAACTTCACAGCATCTTGGGAAACAA GTGGTCCGCAATTGCTGCTCGACTCCCGGGACGAACTGATAATGAGATCAAGAATTACTGGAACACGCATATTCGAAAAAGGCTTCTTCGGATGGGAATAGACCCCGTGACCCACAGTCCTCGACTTGATCTTCTGGACCTTTCCACAATCCTGCGCTCATCTTTCTACGACAACTCGACACCCCCCCAAATGAATTTTTCGAGGTTATTAGGGTTGCAACCTTTTATCAATCCTCAGTTGATAAGATTAGCCACTTCTCTTTTATCCACTCAGCGCCAAAATCAAGAGTTTCTAATACCCACACCTTCACCAATCAATTATTCTTCCCAAATGCAAAACCCGATTCAAGATTTTCAAAACCCTGATCCTTGTTTGGCTTCTACACCTACTGCTGCTCTGTTCCAGCATGATTCGGCTTACCAGTTCACTCAATACGGCGGCGACGTTGAAAAACTCCCACATATTCTTTCCGGGTTCAGGCCAACCCAAGAAATCCAAGAGTTCATTAATGAATGGCAGGATAACAATGGAATGTCCACAAATTTGACAGAGGATTATGCACCATTAATGAACTATGGCTGTAACGTGTCAGACCAACACGTCCTGGATCCCATAAATTCATCCTCAGAGACTCCTACCTTTCACTCTAATAGCAGcaatgattttggtttccagtcCGTTCTGTCGAATATATCGACCCCTTCCTCGAGTCCGGCCCCGTTGCATTCTAATTCGAACTATATCTACAGTACTAGTAGCACTGATCAAGACGAACCAAGGGAAAGCTGCAGCGACATTTTGCAATTTGAAATTTCagatatttttaatgatttcatgtag